CGTGCAGCAGACCGCTTATGTGGTGGCGCGACAGCATAAGGTGTCTGCGCTGGCCCGCGTGTTGGATATTGCGACGCCCAAGTCGGCGCTCGTGTTCTGCCGGACCCGGTTGGAAGTGGATGAGGTGACGGCAGCGTTGAACGGGCGCGGGTATCGGGCCGAGGCGATCCATGGCGGCATGAGCCAGGTGCAGCGGGATCGCGTGATGCAGGCGTTTCGCTCAGGACAAACCGAACTCCTCGTGGCGACCGACGTGGCCGCGCGCGGGTTGGATATTCCATCCGTTTCCCACGTGATTAATTACGACCTGCCCTCGTCCTTGGAAGTCTATGTCCATCGGATCGGGCGAACGGGCCGGGCGGGTCGCGAAGGTGCGGCCATGACCATTATCGAGCCGCGTGAACAGCGATTGTTGCGCGCGGTCGAACAGCATACCAAAGCGAAAATTACGGTCGCTGCGGTGCCATCCCTGGGTGATCTGCTGGCCAAACGGCTGGAGCGGACCAAGGCCTCCATCCAGGAAACCCTGGAGGCCGGCGAGCTCGAAGATTTTCGCCGTGTCGTGGAAGCGCTGTCGGCGTCGGCAGAGCCGGCGGATATCGCGGCGGCGGCCATCAAGCTGGTCTACCGGTCCCATGGCGGTGAACGGGCGGAAGAAGAAATCCCGGCAGTCTCGACCAGGCCGCCGGAGCCCTATCGGTCGTCGCGTCCTTCGTACGGCTCCGCTCCTCAACAGGGAGATCGCGCGCGTGCGCCTCGTGGTGGCCCTGGTCGCGGTGGTCGGGCGGCCGGAACCGTGCGGGTCTATGTCGGGGCCGGGCGGGCGGCAGGGATCAGACCCGGGGATCTTGTCGGTGCCATTGCCAATGAGGCTGGTGTGCCGTCGCGCATGATCGGGGCGATCGAAGTCGAGGAGCGATTCTCTCTGGTGGATGTGCAGGAAGAGGCGGCCCGGCAGATTATCGAGGCGCTCGGACGGACGCGCATCAAGGGCCAAAAAGTCGCCGTGAGATTGTTCAGAGATTAGGCCACGAGGCGGGCCGGCCGTTGACGGACGTCACGACCGGCTCACCGCGTGATCTTCCGGAGTCTGTCCTCTGCCGACAGGCCCCACCGTCGAGTCCGGCCGGTGGATCCCCCGCGCAGGCTGAGCCGGCACCACCGTTCCGGCCCGGCATCTTCCGTCTTGGCCCTTGTTGCCTGACCGGTTTTGCGATACCATCCCGCACAGACATGATGCGTCTCACCCATACCGTGCCGGCCGCCTCGCGATCGTGAGGGTGTGCCGGCAGAGTGTGCGTCACACCTCATTACCCGATCAGTTCCAGGCAGACAGTCTCTGTGGTGCCTCGCACCGGCGAGCCATTACGGAAAGGGACTGGCGGCGTCTGACGTGTGGTGACGATCCAGGAGGATGGCGTAGGGGTGAGACCGGGTTCCGATGAGTCAATGCGACGGAGAGGCTCTGTGTTGAGATGGCGGTGACGCTCGCATCATGGAAAGCCGTGCTGCGGGACTGGCAGACGAGGGCGGTCGCCGATGTGTTGGCGCAGCCGCGCGAGGACTACCTCGTCACCGCGACACCTGCGGCCGGAAAAACCCGCTTCGCGCTCCGGATCGCGCATCAATATCTGGCCGACCGGGCTGCGAGTCGTGTGCTGGTGATCTGCCCGACGAACCATCTTCGAACGCAGTGGGCCTCGGCCGCGGGGCAGGTCGGTATCCAACTCGATCCGGCGCTCTCGAATGAGCAGGCCTGCGAGGCACGCGACTATCACGGCGCGGTCGTGACCTATCAGCAGGTCTGTCTGGCACCGGAAGTATTCCGGCGCGCCTGCCGCAGCCGTAAGACGCTGGTCATCCTCGATGAGTTGCACCATGCCGGTGACGGCAAGGATTGGGGCAAGGCGCTGCGCGAGTCCTTCGGCGAGGCGGTTTTTCGTCTGGCCCTGTCCGGCACTCCCTTCCGCTCGGACAACAACCCGATTCCCTTTGTGCGATATGAGCAGGGCGAGAGCCAGGCGGATTTCACCTATGGGTATTCGCATTCGATTCGTGACGGGGTCTGTCGCCCGATTCTGTTTCCGAGTTACGAAGGCGAACTGACCTGGCTGTCGGACGGGCGCGAGCATCGGGCTACCTTCGAAGACGGCTTAACCTTCGAGCGCCAGCGGGAACGGCTCAAGACCGCGTTGCTCCAGGAGACATGGCTGGGCCCTGTCTTGAGCGATGCCCATGCGGAGTTACAGCGCTTGCGGAAGCAGGAGCAGGCGGATGCGGGCGGGTTGATCGTGACCATGAACCAGGACCATGCCCGGCAGGTGGCGGATCTGGTGTTGAAGCTTACGGGTACGCGCGCGCTGGTGGCGGTATCCGACGATCCATCCGCCTCGAAGACCATCGAGACCTTTGCGCATCACAAGCAGCAGCAGTGGCTGGTGGCGGTGAATATGGTGAGCGAAGGCGTCGATATTCCTCGCCTGCGGGTCGGTGTGTATGCGACCAACGTGTTGACCGAGATGTATTTCCGCCAGGTCGTCGGACGGTTCGTGCGGATGCAGGAGAAGGTGCCGAAACCGCAACGGGCCTGGCTCTATCTGCCGAAGGATGCGACGCTGGTCCATTATGCCAAACGCATCAAGGTCGAGCGCGATCACGTCCTCGAAGAGATCATGCCGTCCGTGCAGCGGACATTGTTCGGCACGGCGGCGACGTCGCTGAAGGAATACATTCCGCTCAACGGCGTGGCCAGGCTGGATGCCTTGATCGGCGCGGATGAGGGGGACCCGGCGGGTGAAGGCAAGGGGCAGCCGGAACCGGCGGTCGCGTTGCATGACCAGAAGAACGCCTTGCGGGACAAACATCGCTCTCTGGTCGGGGCGGTGGCGCGGAAATGCGGGATGGATCATCGGCAGCTCAATGCGGAGTTGATCAAGCGGACAGGCGGCCGGGTCGATCAGGCGACCATCCCGCAATTGGAGCGGCGGATCGCTCTGCTGGAAAAGTGGCGTGATTCCGGCTTCGACAAGAAGCGCTGAGCGGCTGAAGTGTGGTAATGATGGCAGGCTCCATCGGCGGATGTGCGATTCGTTGAATATTGATGTGAGAGGAAGGCACGCATGGCTGGGAAACAAGCGGCGCGCCGCACAAGTGCGGTCGCCAAGAAGATCACGAAGCAGGCGGTGAAGAAAACGGGAACGAAGAAAGCGGCGCCTGCGCGCCGCGCACAGACGCGTCGCGCCAAGCGGCCGTCCGTGGCGGTGGTGGTGCTGTCCGGCTCCACTCCGCTTCGCCGGAACAAAGCGGCGGAGTTGGTGGCGGAAGAACTGCAATTGGATCTGGCGAAGGTGAATCTCTCCTCAGTGGTCAGCCGACAGGTCGGCGAGACGGAGAAGAACATCAACCGGGTGTTCGATGAGGCGGAACGGAGCGGATCGATTCTCTTCTTCGACGGCGCGGATGCGCTGTTCGGCACGGGCCGGGCGGGCGCCAGTCACTCGACCGCTGCCGGGGCGGCCCATCTGCTACAACGCATCGAGGACCATACCGGCCTCGTCATTCTCACGACCAACGGGAAAAGCCGGATCGATCAAGCCTTGTCGCGGCAAGCGAAGGTGTCTGTGATGGTGGGCATCAAGAAGAAGCCAAAGAAGAAGACGGCCTGAGGAGTCGGC
The window above is part of the Nitrospira sp. genome. Proteins encoded here:
- a CDS encoding DEAD/DEAH box helicase, yielding MKHTTTHSQTEPAAKGFSPGFAALGLEASLLTTLEALGYEEPTPIQREAIPPLLEGRDLLGQAATGTGKTAAFALPLLQRIAHGPRQRPTALVLVPTRELAVQVSEAVQRYGKELRIGVLALYGGQAMGPQLQALRRGVEVIVATPGRALDHLRRKTLKLADLQVVVLDEADEMLDMGFADDLDAILEQTPATKQTALFSATMPPRIASIARRHLKNPVDVTIAREPVKAGAAPRVQQTAYVVARQHKVSALARVLDIATPKSALVFCRTRLEVDEVTAALNGRGYRAEAIHGGMSQVQRDRVMQAFRSGQTELLVATDVAARGLDIPSVSHVINYDLPSSLEVYVHRIGRTGRAGREGAAMTIIEPREQRLLRAVEQHTKAKITVAAVPSLGDLLAKRLERTKASIQETLEAGELEDFRRVVEALSASAEPADIAAAAIKLVYRSHGGERAEEEIPAVSTRPPEPYRSSRPSYGSAPQQGDRARAPRGGPGRGGRAAGTVRVYVGAGRAAGIRPGDLVGAIANEAGVPSRMIGAIEVEERFSLVDVQEEAARQIIEALGRTRIKGQKVAVRLFRD
- a CDS encoding DEAD/DEAH box helicase family protein, whose protein sequence is MTLASWKAVLRDWQTRAVADVLAQPREDYLVTATPAAGKTRFALRIAHQYLADRAASRVLVICPTNHLRTQWASAAGQVGIQLDPALSNEQACEARDYHGAVVTYQQVCLAPEVFRRACRSRKTLVILDELHHAGDGKDWGKALRESFGEAVFRLALSGTPFRSDNNPIPFVRYEQGESQADFTYGYSHSIRDGVCRPILFPSYEGELTWLSDGREHRATFEDGLTFERQRERLKTALLQETWLGPVLSDAHAELQRLRKQEQADAGGLIVTMNQDHARQVADLVLKLTGTRALVAVSDDPSASKTIETFAHHKQQQWLVAVNMVSEGVDIPRLRVGVYATNVLTEMYFRQVVGRFVRMQEKVPKPQRAWLYLPKDATLVHYAKRIKVERDHVLEEIMPSVQRTLFGTAATSLKEYIPLNGVARLDALIGADEGDPAGEGKGQPEPAVALHDQKNALRDKHRSLVGAVARKCGMDHRQLNAELIKRTGGRVDQATIPQLERRIALLEKWRDSGFDKKR
- a CDS encoding AAA family ATPase, encoding MAGKQAARRTSAVAKKITKQAVKKTGTKKAAPARRAQTRRAKRPSVAVVVLSGSTPLRRNKAAELVAEELQLDLAKVNLSSVVSRQVGETEKNINRVFDEAERSGSILFFDGADALFGTGRAGASHSTAAGAAHLLQRIEDHTGLVILTTNGKSRIDQALSRQAKVSVMVGIKKKPKKKTA